A region of the Culex quinquefasciatus strain JHB chromosome 1, VPISU_Cqui_1.0_pri_paternal, whole genome shotgun sequence genome:
CGTCTGAAATATACATTCGACGGTAATGACGTGACAgattctaaaaaacaaaaagctcaCTTTATGAATTTATGCGGTCCTTATCTATTTACTCAACTTAAAACGATTTATAATGAGAAGGATTTGGCCAATGCAACCTTCAACGATATTGAAGCCAAACTTAAATTGAAGCTAGATAGGGTAGAACCTGACCTTGTTCAAAGATTCCGGTTGAGTCTGCGTAATCAGCAGCCTGACGAAACGGCAGAAGAATTTGTACAGGCCGTCAAGCTGCAGGCGGATTTTTGTGGTTTCGGTGCCTTTCGTGATGTGGCCATCCAAGACCGCATTTTGGCGGGCTTAAGGGATGATCGGTTGAAGGAAATGTTGTTGAAGGAGGAAGGTTTAACGTTAGATAAAATGGATAAACTAATTACGACGTGGAATATAGCCAGGGATAACGCGCATGCAttgaacaataacaacaacaacttcaATTATTATAATCTTCCTGTCGGGTTTATCGATCAATATTCTCCACAACAACATAATTTTCGTTCTTCTGGGCAAGTGAACAACTTTCGTAGATCGGTGCATGAGAGATTAGGTTTTCGTCCGTACATTAGGCAAAACTCACAGTCacaaaataacaacaataataataacTACAGACGTGATGCGAACAATTTTTATCATCGTAATCAAAATCATCGCTATTCTGGCAGATACAACACACAATACAATAATCGCAATGACAATcacacaaacaacaacaacaacagaaacAATCAACAACCGAACCgttacaataacaaaaattttagaaataatgAATCAAACAGTAGATATGGGCAAGGTTCTCAGCCAGAGTTAGAAGAGGAATCTGTGGTAGTCTGTGAATATTGCGGGGTTCCTGGCCATGTGAAACGCAAGTGTTTTACTCTCAAGAATTTGAAGCGTGATGTGGTCAAATTTGTAGATCTAGCGAAACCTGGAACCAGTTCAGAGAAGCAGCTCACGGACATGATGGGTCGATTGACAACAGCTGGCGACATGGCTGGAAGTGACAGCGATGATAGTTACTCCGAATGGAACTCAGGTGAATTGCAGTGTATGTGTGTGGAGTCCATTAATAAGATTAGTGAGCCATGTTTGATGAATGTCAAACTTGATGATATTTTGGTGTCGATGGAAGTAGATTGTGGTTCTACGGTTACTGTGATGGGCAAGAGCCAATATTTTACTCTTTTGACAAACCTTTGAAACAATGTGATAAGCAACTTTTGGTGGTGAACGGAAACAAGCTGGAAATTGAGGGAGAAACAGATGTGTTAGTTGAGCTCAATGGTTCTAGACATGTTTTGAAgcttcttattttgaattcaaactttaaatttattcCACTTTTGGCAGGAACTGGATGGATATTTTCTTCTCTCAATGGAGGCAATTTTTTCTAGCAATTTGATTGTTGATGAACAAGTCAATAGTTTAACTACACCAAAACGTGAAGAATTGATTGaggaaattaaaaatgattatgGTGAGGTTTTCATTAAGGATTTTTTACTCCTATTAAAGGTTTTGAAGCTGAATTGGTTTTGAGGAGTGATGTGCCCATTTTTAAAAAGGCTTATGACGTACCTTACAGGTTAAGGGAgaaagttttaatttatttagatCGATTGGAGAAACAAAATGTGATAACTCCGGTAAAGTCGAGTGACTGGGCGTCTCCTGTTATTGTTGTAATGAAAAAAGATAATCAGATTAGATTGGTGATTGACTGCAGGGTCTCAATCAACAAGGTGTTGGTTCCAAATTCCTATCCTTTGCCGGTTGCATGTGATTTATTTGCTAAATTGGCAAATTGCAAGGTTTTTGTTGTTTGGATTTGGAGGGAGCTTATACTCAACTTGCTTTATCGGAGAGGTCCAGAAAATTTATGGTTATTAATACTATTAAAGGTTTGTTTACATATAACCGTTTACCACAGGGGGCTTCTCCTAGTgcgtcaatttttcaatttgtcaTGGACCAAATATTGGGTGgcattgaaaatgttttctgttaCTTGGATGATGTGTTAATAGCAGGAGAGAATGTTGATGATTGTCGTCAGAAGCTGTTAATTGTTTTGGACAGACTTGCGAAGGCAAACATTAAAGTAAATTGGGAAAAGTGCAAATTTTTGTGCCTGAATTAAATTATTTGGGACATATTATTGGGGAGAAAGGTTTAATGACCAGCCCTGACAAAATTTCAACTATACAAAAAGCTAAAGTGCCTACAAATGTACATGAACTAAAGTCTTATTTGGGATTGATTAATTATTATAACAGATTTGTGCCTAATTTATCTTCCAAGTTATATCATCTCTACAATTTGTTGaggaaaaatgttaaatttgtcTGGAGTCATGATTGTGACACGGCATTTCaagaaagtaaacaatctttgaTTAAAGCCAATATTTTGGAGTTTTATGATCCCCATAAAGAAATTGTTGTGGTGTCTGACGCCTCGGGCTATGGTCTGGGAGGAGTAATTGCTCATGTAATTGACAAGGTTGAAAAACCAATTAGTTTTACTTCTTTTAGTTTAGATGACGCACAAAAAAAGTATCCAATTCTGCATTTGGAAGCTTTGGCATTAGTTTGTACTATTaagaaatttcataaatatttatttggaCAAGAGTTTATTGCTTACACTGATCACAAACCCTTGCTGGGGATTTTCGGCAAGGAGGGCAAAACTCAATATTTGTAACGAGACTTCAACGCTATATTTTGGAGCTGTCCATTTACAAGTTTGAGCTCAGATACAGGCCTTCTGCGAAAATGGGAAATGCGGATTTTTGTTCGCGATTTCCATTGGAGCAGGCGGTGCCTGCTGAGTTAGATCAAGATTTTGTTCGGAGCATAAATTTCAGTAACACATTGCCAATAGATTATGTTATGGTTGCGAAGGTGACAAAGGACGACgtttatttacaacaaattatTAACTATCTGCGTGATGGTTGGCCGCTTAAGTTTGACAAACGCTTAATGgacgtttttgcaaatcagaaAGATTTGGAAGTAGTTGAAGGGTGCGTTTTGTACCAGGACAGGGTGGTTATACCACGTTTAATGCAAAGCGGAATTTTGACACTTTTGCATGCCAATCACGCAGGGATAGTGAAAATGAAACAGTTAGCACGAAAACATGTCTATTGGTTTGGTATAAACAAAGATATTGAAAGCTTTGTCTCAACTTGTGATGTATGCGCTAGCATGGCAGTGGTgccaaaaccaaaaattttgtCTCAGTGGACTCCAACAACAAGACCATTTAGTAGGATACATattgattttttccatttttctcatagcaattttcttttaattgtgGATTCAAACACAAAGTGGTTAGAGATTGAGTGGATGAAGAAAGGTACGGATTGTGCCAAAGTATTGCAGAAATTGGTTGCATATTTTGCAAGATTTGGGTTACCAGATGTTTTGGTATCGGACGGCGGTCCTCCATTTAATTCTCATGCATTTGTTTCATTTCTTGAAAAACAGGGCATTAAGGTGTTGAAAAGTCCACCATATAATCCATCTAGTAATGGCCAAGCTGAAAGGCTGGTGAGAACTGCGAAGGATGTTTTAAAGAAGTTTTTACTAGAACCTGCAATGGCTGAGATTGATTTGGAGAACcagattagtttgtttttgatgaattaTAGGAACAATGTAGTTTCTAGTACCGGGCAACTTCCTGCGGAAAAGGTGTTCAATTATAAACCTAAAACTTTGCTTGATTTACTTAATCCCAAAAACAATTATAAGCAGCATCTTCTCAAGCAACAATCCTCGCCTGATGAAAACCTAGATGATTGTCTTAGGGATGTGGAAGTTTCTAATGACTTTTTAAAAGATCTGATTCCAGGGGATGTTGTATGGTACAAAAACCATAATGCGCATATCCCAAACAAATGGATTAGAGCACATTTTCtaaaacaattttccaaaacttaTTCCAGGTGTCGGTTGGAAGCGCTCGGGTGATGGCCCACAAGATGCAGCTTAAACCCCATCACGAGCGTAAGGAGCGCCCGAATGTGCACCTGTTTCCGGTGGTGCACGGCGAATACGAGGGCGAGGAGGAAGCAGTTTGTACGGCTGCAGCAGATATTAGTTCGGAAGAAGAATTTCGAGGATTTCCGGTGATGGCTGgaggaaaaagaagaaaaagaagtgcGCTTACGGCAGAATTGCCTGAAGAGTATCCACGTAGATCAAAAAGGCTCAGAAAGCCGATTCATGATTTGAATTATCAATATAATTAGTGAATTCAGAAgactaggattttttttaaattaaataatcatTAAAAGTGATATCAGAGAATtaggagaaaaaaacaaattcgttcagataaattaactaaattgaatTGTATTCATTAGAAATCTTTCTTGCTAAAAGAGGGAGGAGTTGTTATGTACACCCCTCGTTCGTTGTACTAAATTAGAACGCAAATGTCAAACGTAGAGCGTAACGTTCTGAAACGACTTCGCTGTGAGGTTGAATAAATCTTTCCTTTTTATCATCTAGAACTCAAACCGAGCAcatcttttctaaaaaatccgGACTTCTTCGTATTACTTGGTTTGTTGGGTGTGTTGGCCGGCCGCCATGGAAGAACCATGCTTGCGGCGCCGGTACGCTTGGCGTAGATGGCTCTCGCTGAGCCGAGGTGGTCCGATCCCGCCCAGGTGGCGGAAACGACAATTCCGGATGATCTGCCTGGTGAGATTCCGGAACTGGTGGGCACTGCAGAAATCGCGCGTGAGTTTCTGGCAGTCGCGTGTTGTCCCGTTTGGCACGGGTTGTGCTTTGTCGATCTGAATCGTCCAAATCGACGGCTTGAGCAGCTCGTAGCCGGCCATGTGCAGACCGACCGCTGCGACGGTTGGGTTTGGGGTCAGATCTCGGAGTAGGCTGGTCTCTCGTAGCTCCATCGTGCGCCGACGGACTTGAAATCCTGCTGAAGCGGGTTCGCAGGGCACATTGAGAGGGCTATCCTTATCTGCCACGATGCGACGATCCTCGGCGGACTCACGTCGTGGAACTGGCACGGCCAGTTGGGTGTGGTACGATTCTTTTGTGGGGCTTGGACGCCACCAGATTCGCGGGAACAACTGGCCCGACGGTCGGACCAGAATCTGCCGGAACATGTCCGCACAGACCGGAAGCGGTTGGAAACTGGTGCACGAGATGGCGGTGGGGTTGATCTGGATGCTGTGACCAGGGGTTTCTTCAAGAAAGTCCGATTCCGAGCGACAAGAATCCTCGAAGCCGGCACTGAGCGTAGGAACGGAGTTGGTCTTTGGTAGACACGTTAAAACACAGTGTGGGAGAGTATCGACCTTGGCGCGGACGACCTCTCGTACGTGCCCGAGCTGTGCGCGCTCGGCGATGTGCTTGTGGGGAAGCTTGTTGGTGTAGGAGTGCGTAGCGGAGTGACGGTTGTCCGTCAGCTGCAAGAGCAGCTCTTCGCGTTTGGGGAAAGCTCGAGGCAGGACTCGAGGCGCATTGTCCAACAAGCAGCGAGCGTAACGCTCTTGATGGACGTGAGGACACGAAGCGGACCGAGAATGCCGAGAAACTTGGCACTGTTTCTGGCCGGACATAGTGGGAATGGCTTGCGATTGGTTCGCGTGGGACAGAGAGTCGTGCTTCTCGCTGCACGATCGGCAGTGCGTGCCGGAACATTCGTAGGAGGATTGGTTGGGCGATCGCAAGTAGCTTGGGTTTGAACTGGATTGACTTACCGAGTCCGTCCCTTGGGAAGGAACCAAATTATGTCCACGCACTGGACACAAGTTTCGGCCGTCCCGGATCACCGACGGCCTGTTTCCCCAAACTTCACTTTCCCCAGAACCTTCCTTTTCCTGCATGAACTTCCTACCTCCTTTTCCTTTATTCCGCTCCTTGCATGCCTCCTTCCTTCAATCCTGCTGCATGTTCTCTCCCACTAATCACACCCGCGACTTAGTATTTCGGACTTGGTTCAAGTAAAATTGCCGCTTTTACTGTGACGCGAACTGAACTCCGCAACGGTTCGTTTTAGACTTTTCATCACGGTTTTGTTCGGAGTTTTTTCCAACGGTTTGGACGGTTTCGCGGTCAAGTTCACGGCAGAGTGATTCTTCTAGTGGTCGTATCACGATGGCAGAATCGTGCTACGTGGTCGTCAGGACAGGATGGCGAATCCTTCCGACGGACTTAGCGAGAGGCATTTTTGGATCGGCGCCGCGATTTTGCATGGAACGTTTTCATGAAAATGCACTGCAGTTTATGCTTCACCGATTTTTCATGATTGCAGGTGAGAAGTGGACGGAACTTCTGCGATTGAACGAGCACTGATGGACAGCGACGGAATGGCGCTTGGGCCATTTTCACTTGAACATAACTTGATACGCGGCGCCATCGCGGACTTCTTTACCGGCGGATTTTGTCCTTTCTTCGCGGGTCCCGACACACTATCCGGTTCGATCGGACCAAAATGTTGACGCACACGAACATTGTTaacatacactcaacccccggtggttggtcacattttcgtttgacatttttttagtttgtaccccgttggttggtcaaagtcaaactgaaAAGAAACGAACTgttactttttacacggcgctcatgcacactatcaaaacaatcgtttggtagtgtgtgtgaactccgtgtaaaaggggtgtcaaactaaaacgtgaccccgttcgtttgacaacagttggtgtcaaaccatcggggtttgagtgtatatatTAAAATAGATTGAAGGCTTTCTGAACGAACCTGTAATCATTATAACAGTTATGTTCAAGTttcttaccaatttttttcagcaGTTGCATTTCTACAATAATGTATTGCGATTCCAAGTTTGAAGAATAGAGTAGTTAAAGTTTGTGGGGTATGAGACAAGTTAAAGCAATACCAAAATAAATAGATGGatagattttactaaattttattttaaaaaatatgaaaaatctagctggttttttttaccttaccgtcaacatgttttaaaatttgtgaaataataTATTAATTTCATTGTTCTGCGTCTGTTCTAAACGATACCGATAAAGAAATCAAAGTATTGCGCGTTTAAACCGCTGCCCCGATTACAGTACCTTCTAGTTGATcccaccaatgatgctattccaaattttcaatatttatgacAGACATAAATTGAAAACTTTCTGAAGAAAGTGATCATAAGAAGCCGCACAATTTAACAGTGCGGTCATGCTCAAAAGTGATGCTTCACTTTCTCAGGTGCCTCTATTGGAGACATCAGGTGGCATTAGAGAGACATTTTTGCTCCCACATTAAAAGGGTATAGCTGATTGCTTGGGTCTTAGGAGTAATGGtttctcacatttttttaatcaatcggGTAAAATGAATAGTCGATTATTGAGTCGATATCATAGTTAACGAAATATCTTTGaagacttttttaaatattgaaacctACCTACTGATCAAATCTTACAATCCTCAAATCTCAAAATATACAAATCTTTCAGCTTACCCAAACTGTCCCTTTTTACCGGTGTTAAGTGCCCCTTGGCTAGGAGAGACAGCTGGGAAACCCCATAACCAACGCCAGACTCAAGTGGCTCTTAAGATGAGCTACCACAACATTATTCTTTATCTTTACCCGCTTGAAAGCTTCTGCCGTCCTCTCAGTCCTGTGGTCGGTAATAGAAGCACGTGGTTTATTCGCAGGGACACAACGCCGGAATTAAGAGAAAAGTGACGACAAGAGTTTGCGGTTTTCGCATGCCAAATGAGGAAGACAAGGTTTTAAAAAACGGTTtgtaagtaatttttttaagtaatccaaaatataaaatgtataagagggtgacaagaaaaaaatgatttttttggaaaatttggctcgattctttaggctgTTATATGAAactttgccaattttgagccaaatcgttgaagtttatatggggaaaatctcgaaaatgtatggggacaaacatcgcttcaggagtttgacagcaggtggcgcaggtctcgcccaaaattgcccaagtgtgagattttcctaggaaatttaatttcctacaactttgtcgaagggtgcaagaagatccgagttgatcctgatgactTATTAACAATGCGATGAATAGAAATTGGCTTATATACATGAACGTATATAAGGGGTATAAAGAAagtatataagaaaaaaaaaatactttaaaaaaaaaccataaaactCAGGATCAGCTTCGATCGTTTTGCACGCTTCAGCAAAGCTGTAGGGAtatgaatttcctacaagaaacTCACATTTGGGTAATTTTGGGCGATTCCCGCGCCACCTGACAGAAACatcctgaaacgatgtttttctgcatattttttttcgattttcctttaacgataaaaagcgacccaaAAATtattcgatttggctcaaaattggaacAGTTATTTAATATTTTGCCCGAAGAATCGAGCtagagggtatccctgatgttGATTTCATTGTCACCCTAGTGTACAAGCTAGAAATGCtatataatattaaaaaatgtttttttatgaaaaaatgtttttgaaaaatttcaagcagatcatattttgaaaaattaactgagGGACAATAAAGATTTCTGAAAAGGCTTTTATCGTCGAATAAGGTCAGTGGCGTTAATGTTAATATATACCCGATTTAAttccacctggggtgagatagagcctttcttactaaagaatatatgGTAGAACTTCTATCAGCtgataacatcgactttgtttatttataacgtcagcacaaaagaaagtgaaatgCTTCCAAAAATCCTATGATGAAAGcaatgtattataaatgatatgttttccaaaagaaattaaaaacgcaatttccaccgaaacaatattttgaatcgtACATATTCCTAATCAATCATGCGTTCAtcacaaacgcgagcatagcaagccgcggttttggttttctagcttcggtacgagcccAAGCCCatttgtgtgttggtattttggttcatcgtaccagcgcaccaagacACGCGTCGGCTCGTCTGTTCGGTTTCGTGTCTGACAGTTATGCACAAATGGACAGggcaaaacaaaccgaaaagctacgatatcttataAGCTGCAAATAAGCTGTAGGaaatatcggtagacaagctaatACAAACAAGTATAACTCGAGCCACAAACTATATGCGCCAGTATACGATgttcaacttgacaacttgtcgacttgatGAAGAAGCGCCAAAAATCGaagcagtgtgattttttagccattttttcgaagaaaattcatgCGGAATTGTAATaattacgaagatgaaaatgatgttcagccataaagtaaaaactatacctttctttaataAGAAAGACAAAAGATGCGAATGCAGATAAAAAGAAGACCTGTTTTTCCTAAATCAAAATGTGCTCAAAATTACAGcacaaaaaaacgtttttttatataaaaatagtgcgaaaaacatttcaaagctTCTCTACCGATCTCTGTATGATTTGAAGCAATTCCGAATGTTCATGTTAACTTTTATGTTTGTAGGCAAAAATGCAAAGGAAATGTGCACGTTTTATATGAAATAAGTCGATTCTTTTGCACAGCGTGTCTCTGGTGTGGCAAAATTGATTCATACTTAAAACGTGACGCAAATTATAAATCATTCTACTTTGTGTTATCTGTTTTATATGTTACCAAGCACAGTGCTTCTGTATTGGGCATCATTAGCTGGCCCTCCCCTTTGTTTAATATTAATGAGCCGAATTTATGGGGATCGATTTGTTATTCCATGATGAAAGATCCGTTTGTTTGCTCCGCTTAGTGATTATTTATAATTGAGTAAGTACTCCGTTGCTTAGTTTTAAATAATAGATAATATAATACATTGAAAAGCTTTTCATTAATCTTATTACAGACTTGAATCAACAGTCATTGTCACTGTGAAATCAAAAGAT
Encoded here:
- the LOC119765229 gene encoding uncharacterized protein LOC119765229, yielding MIVTPNGTQVSVGSARVMAHKMQLKPHHERKERPNVHLFPVVHGEYEGEEEAVCTAAADISSEEEFRGFPVMAGGKRRKRSALTAELPEEYPRRSKRLRKPIHDLNYQYN